Below is a genomic region from Thermoplasmata archaeon.
CATAGAGCACAGGCGCTTCGCGGACCTGCCCGGGTATCTCAGGCCCGGCGACGTCCTCGTCCTGAACGACACGAGAGTTCTCCCAGCGAGGCTTCGCGGCAGGAGGGCAACGGGAGGCGGGCTCGAGCTCCTCCTCTTGGGCCTCGGGGACGCGAGCGGCGCTGTCGAGGCTCTGGTCAGGGGAAAGCCCTTGAGACCGGGAGAGCTATTCCATCTACCCGAGGGGCGCGGCCGGGTTCTACGGAGGATTGCGGGCTCGCGCTACCTCATTTCCATCGAATTCCGCAAGTCCCGGGAGGGGGACGGGAGAGCCGGGCCCCTCTGGGGCGCGCCGCTCCTCCGCTATCTCGAACTCCACGGCGAGATGCCGACCCCGCCCTACATTAAAAAAAGGCTGGAGGCGCCGGAGCGCTACCAGACCGTCTATGCGAGAGAGGTGGGCTCGGTGGCGGCGCCAACCGCCGGCCTCCACCTGACCCCAGAGATGCTCGCCTCGCTCAGAAGAGAGGGCGTTGGAATCGCGTACCTAACCCTCCACATCGGCCTCGGCACATTCGCTCCTGTGAGGTCCCACAGCGTCGAGGAACACAGGATGGAGGCGGAGTACTTCCGCGTCCCGCCCGAGAGCGCGGAGCTGATCAACCGCAGGACGGGGAGGCTGGTCGTGGTCGGCACGAGCACCGTCAGGGCACTGGAGAGCGCGGCGGTCCCAGCGGAGCCGCGCCCGCGGCCCTCCGGGCCGGAGGAATGGGGCGGGGGCACAACGGATGGGGGCCGCCCCCGGGCCCGCGTCATGCCCATCGAGGGCTGGACGGAGCTCTTCATCTATCCCGGATACGAGTTCAGAGTCAGGCCCGATATGCTCCTGACGAACTTCCACCTGCCCCGCTCGACGCTCATAATGCTGGTGAGCGCTCTGGTCGGCAGGGAGAGGCTGCTCGCGGCCTATTGCGAGGCCGTCAGGGAAAAGTACCGATTCTACAGCTTCGGGGACGCAATGTTGTGCATTCTATAGGCCGGTGAGAGGATGTTCGAACTTGAGGCGATTGACGGGAGGGCGAGGGCGGGCGTGCTCCGGACGCCGCACGGTGTGGTGAGGACCCCCGCGTTCATGCCCGTGGCGACGAAGGCCGTTGTGAAGACGCTCACGCCCGAGGAGCTGAGAGCCGTGGGGGCGCCCGCGCTGATATCAAACTCCCTCCACCTTCACCTCCGGCCGGGCGAGGAGGTGATTCGGGAGCTCGGCGGCCTCCACTCTTTCATGGGATGGGACGGGCCCCTCTTCACCGACAGCGGTGGCTTCCAGCTCGTTCGCAGCGGCTTCGACCTGAGAATTCGGGACGGAGGCATCCGCTTCCGCTCGCCCCTGACGGGCGAGGTCGAGGAGCTCACGCCCGAGAGGAGCCTTGAGATTCAGAGGGCGCTTGGCGCGGACGTTGCGATGGCGCTCGACCACTGCCCGCGCTATGGGGCGCCCCCAGAGGAAATCGCGAGCGCCGCGAGAAGGACGGTCGAGTGGGCCAGGAGGGCCATAGACGCCGGCGCGGGCGAGGGAGAGCTATTCTTCGGAATCGTCCAGGGGGGCCTCGACGAGAGGCTGAGAAAGGAGTGCGCCGACTCCCTCGTCTCGCTGGATCTAGACGGCTATGGCATCGGGGGGCTCTCCCTCGGGGAGCCCAGGGAGAGGATGCTCGAGGCGCTTGGCTGGTCGGTCTCCTGCCTTCCTCTTTCCAAGCCCAGGTACATGATGGGTCTGGGCTCTGCGGCCGAGCTGCTCGATGCGGTCTCCGCGGGTGTGGACCTGTTCGACAGCGCATTTCCAACGCGCAACGCGCGCCACTGGACGGTGATGTCACGCTCCGGGGGCTACAGCCTCAGGAGGCCGGATAGCGCGCGCGCCCGCGCTCCTCTGGACGAGGGCTGCGTATGCCCCGTCTGTAGGCGCTTCACTAGGGCCTACCTCCACCATCTCGCGAGGGAGGGGGAGATGCTCGGGATGAGGCTCGTGTCCATCCACAACCTCTTCTTCGTTGAGTGGCTGATGGCCGAGGCGCGGGAGGCGATAAGGGCGCGAAGGTTCGAGAGCTTCAGGCAGGAATTCGCGGCCGGTCTGGTGGAGAGCGGGGAGGGGGAGGAGGAGTAGCGGCGGCGAGGAATGAGGCCCCGCTGGTCCCTATCCCTCTGGAGGGTCGGCGTTGTGGGGGAGACCCCGCGTGTTTGGCGGCGCCAGAAGGGGGTCCACCGTGTCGGTCGCTTTCGGATTGGGGCGGTGGAGGGGCATCGGAGCGCTTGCTCACCCCGCCGGGGCCTCCTCCGACTCAGTCGCGAAGCACTGGGTCTCCCTCCCCACGCGCTTCACGTATATCTTCCGGGCCGCGGTCAGAATGTCGATGTGGTAGTGGACCGTCGGGGCGCTCAGGCCTATTCGAGACGCGATCTCTTTCTGTGAGATGCCGGGGTTCTTGGCGATAATGTCCAGAAGCTCGCGCTGGATGCGCGTCATCCTGAGCACGAGCTCGTCCGAGGGCTCGGGTATCTTCATCTCCACGGGGTAGAAGCGCCTGAACCTCCCGTCCATCACCGACTTGATGAAGTTCTCCCTCTCGAGCGTCTTGAGGTGGTAGACGAGCGTCCCGTTCTTCAGGCTCAGGGCCTTGCGAATCGAGTTGTAGTGCTCGCCGGGGTTGGCCTTGATGTATCCGTAGACCTGCCCCCGGACGAAGTGGTCGAGCACGTCGTCCCTCTTTATCTTGGTGTAGAGCGGGACGAGCAGGAACGAGAGCAGGCCGTACCTCCCGCTCTCTGTCCCCGCCCCAAGGGCCCCCAGCGCCCCGAGCGCTATTGCCGCTGCGCCCGCGGCCGCCGCCGCCGGAATCGACGGCATTGCCGCGGGCCCCCCGCCGATTCTCACCCTCTCGATGAAGACGTTGTTGGTCTCGTCCCTCTCCACGACAGCGTTTTCTGGGTCGACCTCGAACCTGAGGGTGTGGGGGCCCGCGGTCGGCCTCCAGGCGAAGTAGGCCGTCGCCTTCGAGCCGCCAGGGAGGACCAGAATCTCCTCGAACTGGGCGCCTTCACCGTCGACCTTCAGGCTCACACGGACGTTGCGCGCCGGCACTTCTCCCGTGTTGGTCACAGCGACGGCGGCCAAGACCCGCCTACCCTCGGTGAATCTGTCGGGCGAGTAGCGCACGCTCAGGGAGAGCTCCGGGAGGAGGTAGCGCAGAACGAGGCCCAGGCGCTCCGTGAGGCCTCCGCGCGAGACGGCGGTGACGAAAATCTCCGGCCGGCCCTCGCCCGGCGCGAGCGGGGCCCTGAGCTCGAGCACAAGACCGGCGGTTGCGCGCGGTTCGAGGCTGACTCCGCGGACCTCGCGCATCTCCGCGTCCCTCAAGACGGCCGTCCAGCCCTCCGGCGCCTCGACTCCCAGCAAGACATTGTCCGGGGCGTTACCTAAGTTCCTGAGATGGACGAGGGCGACGGCGACCTCGCCCGGCGCCATCCTGAGCACTGGCGACGATGTGGTCAGGGAGACTCCAAAGACCTCCTCCACAGCGGCGATGAAATCCGCCTCCGCGCGAGCGCCCGAGGGGGCGGTGAAGACGGCCCTGAGGTTGTACTCCCCAGCGAGGGCGCCGGGGTGCGTGTGGACAAATACCCTGAATGAGAGCTCGGCCCCGGGTCCAAGGAGCAGAGGCTCCGGGAGCCCGATGAACTCCGCACTCCAGCCGGGTGGGAGCTCGATTCCCACTCTCGCCTCCTCCGCGGCGCTCCCGCGGTTGCGGAGGGTCAGGAGGACAGGCAGCGCGGAACCGGGTCGGGCCGTGGGCCTCTCGGGAATTGCGTGGGCTAAGAGAGAGTGGGTCTCCCTCACCGAGACGGTGACGGTGGTCCCGGCCGAGGTGCCCCACTCCCTCGAGAACGCCCAGAGCCTCGCGACAAAACGGCCCGGGGTGCTCTCGGGGGCGCGGACAGTGAGCCGGAGCATGCCATCCTCGCCGGGCGCGAGGATGAGTTGGTCGGGCGAGAGGGAGTGGGCCCAGCCGCCGCTGCCGGAGACAACCTCGACGGCTGCCCCTACCTCGCCGGTAAGGGTCCCGGCGTTGCCCACAGTTATATTGAAGTCGGCAGTGCCCCCGGGCTCCACCTCAGCCTCGCTCGCCGAGGGCTGAATTCGGAGGAGGACGGGCGGCGCCACCAATACCGCGCCCGATAAGGTGGCCGCCTCGCCCGCGGATGGCGTCACGAACCTTAGGGTGAAGGGGAGGACGCTGCCGGGTGGGGCCAGAGGGTCGGGCGAGGCCGTGAGAAAACGCCTCTCGGTCCCGCCGCGATGAATTATCAGCTCGCTCGTGTCGAGAGAGATGGAGAGGAGGGGGCCGGAAGAGGCTGTGATCTCGAGCTCCTCGTCGGAGTCCCCACCATTCCTAAGCTCGACAACGAAGCGCGCGGGCGAACCCGGCGCGGCAGCCTGCTCAGAGGGCTCGAGGAGCGCGGTTACCCTGTGCCTGACCTCGAGCCTTAGAGGGATTTCGACGGCGCGGCTGAGCGAGGAATTCGATGCGGAAGAAATCACGACACTTAGCATTGCCCTCCCGCCGCTTGCCGACGCGGGCGGGGTGACCAGGACAATGGCGACGGCTGTCCCGTCGCCGGGGAGGAAGAGCTCGCTGGTCTCGGGGACCGCTCTCCAGCCGGCCGGGACGGAGGATGGCTCAATGCGCACGAGGAGGGTCTCGGGGGCGCCCCCCGTGCTCCTGACCACGACTGGAATTCTCGATGCGACGTAGGGGTGGACCACCGCTTCGTCGGCCGGGAAGCCGGTCCCGTGAATTCTGAAGCCCGCCGTGAGGCCCCTCGCGAGCCTGAGCTCTGGGCCCTCGGCCCAGACGGCGTGGAGCCTGCCGCCCGCGCTGACCGACAGGAGGGGCGGGGATGTGGCGCAGGCCGCGGGCCCTAGCCTCAGGTTGGGCGGGTAGGCCCTCCACTCCCCGGCCCTGAGGACGGCATAGAGTGCCTCCGGGGTTCCGTAGCGGCCGTCGAGCCAAGCCACGACCAGTTCCCCGCCGGCGCCGAATGCCAGGGAGGGGTCCGAGATCGCCTCGGCCGGTCCCGTGATGAGAATGACATCGAAGCCCTCTCCCGCAACCACATGGCGCCCGAGGGCTATTCTGCCCTTCTCGCCGGGACCGCCCGTGTTCCAGGCGAGGACCGCACACCCATCCGTGTCCCTTGCGATCCCGGGCAGGGTACCGGCGGGCAGCAGGGGGACGTGGGCCGAGAGCTCGACCCCTCCCGTGGCCCCAAGGCGCAGATAAATTCCGCCGGAGGTCGTGCTCAGGACGAGATCCACGGTACCGTTTTCAGACGGTAGGAAGGCGCCGTCGAGCACCTGGGCCCCGCCTGGGGCTTCGAAGGAAATGGGGGGCCCCGACGGGGTTCCGCCGGAGCCGAGGGGCTGGAGGAGATATAGGTAGCGGCCCGCCAGCGGCTCGAAGGACACATAGCCGACCAGCAGCCCTTCGCCCACGGCAACTATAGAAGGCCCGTGGACGCCGAAGGGGTTGCTGCGGACGAGCCTATCCACCGACGGCAGTCTCCCGGAGGGGTCGTGGCTCGTCAGGTATATCTCGGTCCCGCCTGAGGCGCGGACGAAATGGATATAACCGAAGGAATCACGCGCCGCCTGCGGCGCTCCGCCCCGCGAGGCCCAGAGCTCCCGAGCCGCCGGGCCGAGATATTTCGGGGACTGCAGGGGGCGGCCCTGTGGGTCGAGAAGGACGTGCCAGACCCCCCCGCTCTCCCATATCAGGCTCTGGGTGCCATCGCTGCTCGAAATCAGGGAAAGGGGTGTGGGACAGAAATCGGAGGCTATGGTTTCGGCCCGCGTCCACAGGAGGCCCTGTGCGCGCTCCAGCGAGCCCGAGTCCTCAGGGCAGGGCCCTGCCGAGGCGGTCGGAAGCGGGGCTGAGAGCAGCCAGATAGCGGCCGCTGCCGCGCAGACCGGCCAGATGCGCCGGGGGACCACCACGGGAACTCCTTCCACCTGCTGCTAAATAAAGCTTCTGGAGAATATATACTCTAATTGGTATGCTTGTCTAATTGATTTATAAATATAGCGGCGGGCCTACCTCTGGTTGCACTCGGGCATGTTCCCGCCGGAGGTGGACTTGTGGACGATGAAATGGTTGTTCAGGGCGCTCTGCCACTTGTCCACGTACTCGAATCTAAAGTGGGTCGCCTTGCGCAAGCAGGGGTTCCCGGCGAAGCCGGTGTTGTACATGTTCTGGAGGGTCTC
It encodes:
- the tgt gene encoding tRNA guanosine(34) transglycosylase Tgt; the encoded protein is MFELEAIDGRARAGVLRTPHGVVRTPAFMPVATKAVVKTLTPEELRAVGAPALISNSLHLHLRPGEEVIRELGGLHSFMGWDGPLFTDSGGFQLVRSGFDLRIRDGGIRFRSPLTGEVEELTPERSLEIQRALGADVAMALDHCPRYGAPPEEIASAARRTVEWARRAIDAGAGEGELFFGIVQGGLDERLRKECADSLVSLDLDGYGIGGLSLGEPRERMLEALGWSVSCLPLSKPRYMMGLGSAAELLDAVSAGVDLFDSAFPTRNARHWTVMSRSGGYSLRRPDSARARAPLDEGCVCPVCRRFTRAYLHHLAREGEMLGMRLVSIHNLFFVEWLMAEAREAIRARRFESFRQEFAAGLVESGEGEEE
- a CDS encoding winged helix-turn-helix transcriptional regulator is translated as MEGVPVVVPRRIWPVCAAAAAIWLLSAPLPTASAGPCPEDSGSLERAQGLLWTRAETIASDFCPTPLSLISSSDGTQSLIWESGGVWHVLLDPQGRPLQSPKYLGPAARELWASRGGAPQAARDSFGYIHFVRASGGTEIYLTSHDPSGRLPSVDRLVRSNPFGVHGPSIVAVGEGLLVGYVSFEPLAGRYLYLLQPLGSGGTPSGPPISFEAPGGAQVLDGAFLPSENGTVDLVLSTTSGGIYLRLGATGGVELSAHVPLLPAGTLPGIARDTDGCAVLAWNTGGPGEKGRIALGRHVVAGEGFDVILITGPAEAISDPSLAFGAGGELVVAWLDGRYGTPEALYAVLRAGEWRAYPPNLRLGPAACATSPPLLSVSAGGRLHAVWAEGPELRLARGLTAGFRIHGTGFPADEAVVHPYVASRIPVVVRSTGGAPETLLVRIEPSSVPAGWRAVPETSELFLPGDGTAVAIVLVTPPASASGGRAMLSVVISSASNSSLSRAVEIPLRLEVRHRVTALLEPSEQAAAPGSPARFVVELRNGGDSDEELEITASSGPLLSISLDTSELIIHRGGTERRFLTASPDPLAPPGSVLPFTLRFVTPSAGEAATLSGAVLVAPPVLLRIQPSASEAEVEPGGTADFNITVGNAGTLTGEVGAAVEVVSGSGGWAHSLSPDQLILAPGEDGMLRLTVRAPESTPGRFVARLWAFSREWGTSAGTTVTVSVRETHSLLAHAIPERPTARPGSALPVLLTLRNRGSAAEEARVGIELPPGWSAEFIGLPEPLLLGPGAELSFRVFVHTHPGALAGEYNLRAVFTAPSGARAEADFIAAVEEVFGVSLTTSSPVLRMAPGEVAVALVHLRNLGNAPDNVLLGVEAPEGWTAVLRDAEMREVRGVSLEPRATAGLVLELRAPLAPGEGRPEIFVTAVSRGGLTERLGLVLRYLLPELSLSVRYSPDRFTEGRRVLAAVAVTNTGEVPARNVRVSLKVDGEGAQFEEILVLPGGSKATAYFAWRPTAGPHTLRFEVDPENAVVERDETNNVFIERVRIGGGPAAMPSIPAAAAAGAAAIALGALGALGAGTESGRYGLLSFLLVPLYTKIKRDDVLDHFVRGQVYGYIKANPGEHYNSIRKALSLKNGTLVYHLKTLERENFIKSVMDGRFRRFYPVEMKIPEPSDELVLRMTRIQRELLDIIAKNPGISQKEIASRIGLSAPTVHYHIDILTAARKIYVKRVGRETQCFATESEEAPAG
- the queA gene encoding tRNA preQ1(34) S-adenosylmethionine ribosyltransferase-isomerase QueA, with protein sequence MDTRDFDYELPPELIAQEPSASRGEDRLLVLSPSGIEHRRFADLPGYLRPGDVLVLNDTRVLPARLRGRRATGGGLELLLLGLGDASGAVEALVRGKPLRPGELFHLPEGRGRVLRRIAGSRYLISIEFRKSREGDGRAGPLWGAPLLRYLELHGEMPTPPYIKKRLEAPERYQTVYAREVGSVAAPTAGLHLTPEMLASLRREGVGIAYLTLHIGLGTFAPVRSHSVEEHRMEAEYFRVPPESAELINRRTGRLVVVGTSTVRALESAAVPAEPRPRPSGPEEWGGGTTDGGRPRARVMPIEGWTELFIYPGYEFRVRPDMLLTNFHLPRSTLIMLVSALVGRERLLAAYCEAVREKYRFYSFGDAMLCIL